The Erythrobacter sp. Alg231-14 genome has a segment encoding these proteins:
- a CDS encoding DNA polymerase III subunit delta yields the protein MKAKHTEFARGLPSAASSASIFFFCGPDEAGASAAAAKIIAALPDAGERIEMSGGDLRRDPALLGDEARSSSLFGDTRHIYVRASGDEAHDALKALIDTSDAGAGDAAPIFIVATAATDKSRTAKLLEKRKDALVAMFYPPDLMSVAASVRAMADGAGLRLGGDLAERVARAAGLDVRLAQSEIDKLALYMDAGPQTPKTASVEDYAEIGAATEEDGFGPVVNAVMGGDLAKLPNELRRMKELGLNPVGLTLALERRAAQLAMIGAKLGKRGSIDNLGRGEKAQLGIFWKEEREIRQQLGNWQGVVGRGSKERKLDRLIPRLVALHRNLLANSQTAELLLAQDLTQIARFAAKR from the coding sequence ATGAAAGCGAAACATACAGAATTCGCGCGCGGCCTGCCCAGCGCTGCATCTTCCGCCTCCATCTTCTTTTTCTGCGGTCCCGACGAAGCGGGCGCGTCCGCCGCGGCTGCGAAAATCATCGCAGCTTTGCCCGACGCTGGAGAGCGGATTGAAATGTCGGGGGGCGATTTGCGGCGCGACCCGGCGCTTTTGGGTGACGAAGCGCGATCCAGCTCGTTGTTTGGTGATACGCGGCATATCTATGTGCGGGCATCGGGGGATGAGGCGCATGACGCGCTGAAAGCCTTAATCGATACAAGCGATGCGGGCGCGGGGGACGCTGCGCCAATCTTTATCGTCGCGACCGCCGCAACCGACAAATCGCGCACGGCCAAATTGCTTGAGAAACGCAAAGATGCGCTTGTCGCGATGTTTTATCCCCCCGATTTGATGAGCGTCGCGGCGTCTGTGCGCGCTATGGCGGATGGGGCCGGTCTGCGTCTGGGTGGCGATTTGGCCGAACGCGTTGCGCGGGCTGCTGGATTGGATGTCCGCCTCGCTCAATCTGAGATCGACAAATTGGCGCTGTATATGGATGCCGGGCCGCAGACGCCTAAAACGGCATCGGTTGAAGATTACGCGGAAATTGGCGCTGCCACCGAAGAAGACGGTTTTGGCCCCGTCGTGAACGCAGTGATGGGTGGCGATCTGGCCAAATTGCCCAATGAATTGCGCCGTATGAAGGAGTTGGGCTTGAACCCGGTCGGCCTAACCTTGGCGTTGGAACGTCGCGCGGCTCAATTGGCTATGATCGGTGCCAAATTGGGTAAGCGCGGTTCAATCGACAATTTGGGTCGCGGCGAAAAGGCGCAATTGGGCATTTTCTGGAAAGAAGAGCGCGAAATCCGTCAACAACTGGGCAATTGGCAGGGCGTCGTTGGCCGTGGCAGCAAAGAACGCAAGCTGGACCGGTTGATCCCCCGGTTGGTGGCGCTGCATCGAAACCTGCTCGCGAACAGCCAAACGGCCGAATTGCTTTTGGCGCAAGACCTCACCCAAATTGCTCGATTTGCTGCCAAACGGTAG
- a CDS encoding exopolysaccharide biosynthesis polyprenyl glycosylphosphotransferase has translation MNKQTGPLSEVVQSDQAKDIIAPSLERRRLRAYAILLLLDALLLNLAFAAAGLLYEGLWWHPRNMLAVQTILPIYFTIALYNQSYGGKALVDWVFAAKQALIALLISAALLNFVAFYTKSNAQFSRVSVTLGLILAAAALVVLRRIIPVLIAKFWGGRTRNNLIIADGGPEFSLPLSVKVSAAEYELDPSSHDPFMLDRLGRMLQNQDKVVVSCPRERRQAWAFVLKSAGVQGEIVSEPAHELGAIGVQHYEEQDRTTLVISTGPLSLRSRISKRLFDITLAGGALIALSPILLFTALRIKLDDGGPVLFVQRRLGRGNQFFNMFKFRSMKVEQNDANGDQSTGREDDRITTIGKFIRRTSIDELPQLINVLRGDMSIVGPRPHALGSRANNKYFWEVDAQYWRRHCLKPGLTGLAQVRGHRGATEVEKDLTDRLQSDLEYISGWSLKRDLEIVLQTVLVLKHDNAY, from the coding sequence ATGAATAAGCAAACCGGACCGCTTTCCGAAGTCGTCCAATCGGATCAGGCAAAAGACATCATCGCGCCCTCGTTGGAGCGGCGGCGTTTGCGTGCCTATGCCATATTGCTTTTGCTTGATGCGTTGCTGCTCAATCTGGCGTTCGCTGCTGCCGGTCTGCTTTACGAAGGTTTGTGGTGGCACCCGCGCAATATGTTGGCGGTGCAAACGATCTTGCCGATCTACTTCACCATCGCGCTGTACAATCAAAGTTACGGTGGCAAGGCTCTTGTCGATTGGGTTTTTGCTGCAAAACAAGCGCTTATCGCTCTGTTGATTTCGGCCGCTTTGTTGAACTTCGTCGCGTTCTACACAAAATCAAACGCGCAATTTTCGCGCGTTTCGGTGACATTGGGCCTGATTCTGGCGGCAGCGGCATTGGTCGTGTTGCGCCGGATTATCCCGGTTTTGATCGCAAAGTTCTGGGGCGGGCGCACGCGCAACAATTTGATCATCGCCGATGGCGGACCGGAATTCTCCCTGCCTTTGTCCGTCAAAGTGTCAGCGGCCGAATACGAATTGGACCCGTCAAGCCACGATCCTTTCATGCTCGATCGGTTGGGCCGGATGCTGCAGAATCAGGACAAAGTCGTGGTCAGTTGTCCACGCGAACGCCGCCAGGCATGGGCCTTCGTGCTCAAATCGGCGGGGGTCCAAGGCGAAATCGTCAGCGAACCCGCCCATGAGTTGGGCGCGATCGGCGTGCAACATTACGAAGAGCAAGATCGCACCACTTTGGTGATTTCGACCGGACCGCTCAGCTTGCGGTCACGCATTTCAAAACGTTTGTTCGACATCACTTTGGCGGGCGGCGCGTTGATCGCGTTGTCGCCGATCTTGTTGTTCACTGCCCTTCGGATCAAACTGGATGATGGTGGGCCGGTTTTGTTTGTTCAGCGGCGTTTGGGGCGCGGCAATCAGTTCTTCAACATGTTCAAATTCCGTTCGATGAAGGTCGAGCAGAATGATGCCAATGGGGATCAATCCACCGGCCGCGAAGACGACCGGATCACCACAATCGGCAAATTCATCCGCCGGACCAGCATTGATGAGCTGCCGCAGCTGATCAATGTGCTGCGTGGGGATATGTCGATCGTCGGACCACGGCCGCACGCATTGGGAAGCCGTGCCAACAACAAGTATTTTTGGGAAGTCGATGCGCAATATTGGCGTCGTCACTGCCTAAAACCGGGGCTTACGGGGCTTGCTCAAGTGCGCGGCCATCGCGGTGCTACCGAAGTTGAGAAAGATCTGACTGATCGTTTGCAATCCGATCTTGAATATATTTCGGGTTGGTCGTTGAAACGCGATCTGGAAATCGTGCTTCAAACCGTGCTCGTGTTGAAACACGACAACGCGTACTAA
- a CDS encoding LptA/OstA family protein: MANATKHNQQPGLRKIALTWAAGGFALTAALAGGMALNAQTIASHNTNAPVSFDAGSIDFDDRANRVVLTGGVTVNQAGLTVRSNRMLANYTDDGSLDVARITANGGVVVTRGNERASGDVAVYDFNRQIITMAGNVELRRAGDTLNGGRLVIDLASGLSSVDGKSSGGNTASGTESSNGRVTGTFTVPQGDD; encoded by the coding sequence ATGGCAAATGCGACGAAACACAATCAACAGCCCGGCTTACGAAAAATTGCCTTGACATGGGCCGCTGGGGGGTTTGCCTTAACCGCGGCATTGGCTGGCGGTATGGCCCTCAATGCGCAGACAATCGCATCACACAACACCAATGCACCTGTGTCGTTTGACGCCGGCAGCATTGATTTCGATGACCGTGCCAACCGCGTGGTGCTGACCGGAGGCGTCACCGTCAATCAAGCCGGTTTAACCGTCCGTTCCAATCGAATGTTGGCGAATTACACCGATGATGGTTCGTTGGATGTAGCCCGGATCACCGCCAATGGCGGAGTTGTTGTGACACGCGGGAATGAACGCGCGAGCGGCGATGTCGCGGTCTATGATTTTAACCGACAGATCATCACAATGGCGGGCAATGTTGAACTGCGCCGGGCTGGCGATACCCTAAATGGCGGACGGCTGGTTATTGACCTTGCCAGCGGTCTATCCAGCGTTGATGGGAAATCCAGCGGCGGCAACACCGCGTCGGGAACGGAAAGCTCCAATGGGCGGGTAACCGGCACCTTCACCGTTCCACAAGGCGACGACTAA
- the lptC gene encoding LPS export ABC transporter periplasmic protein LptC, whose amino-acid sequence MVIKRRIETSEAQDLRNKRQHFAAPGGSHDRLVGFLARVLPMGVGVLAALMIITPLSPRGEVSFLLDRSTVAVIDERLSVDNAMYRGRDDFGRPFSLTAGEAVQRSSAEGKVRMQDLMAQLLLDDGPARLSAPGGVYDINEEVVDVDGIVRVRTADGYAMTASGVALDLDTRMMSGDEGVSGSVPAGTFSADTMRADIDARTITLDGNARLTMVPGELRVP is encoded by the coding sequence ATGGTGATCAAACGCCGCATCGAAACCAGCGAAGCGCAGGACCTTCGCAACAAACGGCAGCATTTCGCCGCGCCGGGTGGCAGCCATGACCGGCTGGTCGGTTTTCTCGCGCGGGTTTTGCCGATGGGCGTGGGTGTTTTGGCGGCGTTGATGATCATCACGCCGCTTTCTCCGCGCGGAGAGGTCAGCTTCCTTCTCGACAGGTCGACCGTCGCGGTGATCGACGAACGGTTGAGCGTGGACAACGCTATGTATCGCGGTCGCGATGATTTTGGCCGCCCATTTTCTTTAACCGCCGGCGAAGCGGTCCAACGGTCCAGCGCCGAAGGCAAAGTCCGCATGCAGGACCTGATGGCGCAATTGCTGCTCGACGATGGTCCCGCGCGCTTGTCAGCGCCCGGCGGGGTCTATGACATCAATGAAGAGGTCGTCGACGTCGACGGAATTGTCCGTGTGCGGACCGCCGATGGATATGCGATGACAGCAAGCGGCGTGGCCTTGGATCTCGACACGCGGATGATGAGCGGCGATGAAGGTGTTTCCGGGTCGGTTCCTGCAGGGACATTTTCGGCGGACACAATGCGCGCCGACATTGATGCGCGCACAATCACACTGGATGGCAATGCCCGGCTCACCATGGTGCCCGGCGAATTGAGGGTGCCCTGA
- a CDS encoding ribonuclease D: MTVHFHEEDLPEGVLEGTSALAVDTETMGLITHRDRLCVVQISDGSGDEHLVRFNPGSEYDAPNLCALLADQSRVKLYHYARFDLAAIQYYLGVMAGPVFCTKIGSKLVRTYTDRHGLKNLATELINADISKHQQSSDWGGPVLSDAQRDYAASDVRYLHALRDELTVRLEREGRMEMAQSCFDFLPTRALLDIAGWDGRDIFSHNEGYYK; encoded by the coding sequence ATGACAGTTCATTTCCACGAAGAAGATCTGCCGGAAGGCGTCCTTGAAGGCACGAGCGCATTGGCGGTCGATACAGAGACCATGGGCCTGATCACCCATCGCGACCGGCTTTGCGTGGTCCAGATCAGCGACGGATCGGGCGACGAACACCTCGTCCGATTCAATCCAGGCAGCGAATATGACGCGCCCAACCTTTGCGCGTTGTTGGCCGATCAATCGCGGGTCAAATTGTACCATTATGCGCGCTTCGATCTTGCCGCGATCCAATATTATCTGGGCGTGATGGCGGGCCCAGTGTTCTGCACAAAAATCGGTAGCAAGCTGGTGCGGACATACACAGACCGGCACGGGCTCAAAAATCTCGCCACCGAATTGATCAATGCGGACATTTCCAAACACCAACAATCGTCCGATTGGGGCGGCCCTGTTTTAAGCGATGCGCAGCGCGATTACGCTGCATCCGATGTGCGCTATTTGCACGCCTTGCGCGATGAATTAACCGTGCGCTTGGAACGCGAAGGCCGCATGGAAATGGCACAGAGTTGCTTTGACTTTCTACCGACACGGGCGTTGCTCGACATTGCCGGTTGGGACGGGCGCGACATATTCAGCCATAATGAAGGTTACTACAAGTAG
- the ung gene encoding uracil-DNA glycosylase — protein sequence MNTEQIPESWRAALDPALQAVEAHKLGGWLRAEEEAGKTIYPPRGQRLAALAATPLNNVRVVILGQDPYHGPGQAHGLAFSVADGVKPPPSLANIFKELSHDLDIPIPQTGNLTPWAKQGVLLLNNTLTVEAAQAGSHAGRGWDAITDAAVQAVAQSDAPTVFVLWGSHAAKKASRVKALGARAVKSAHPRHLILNAPHPSPLSAYRGFFGSRPFSQANAFLLSHGRSPIDWSL from the coding sequence ATGAACACAGAGCAAATCCCCGAAAGTTGGCGCGCCGCGCTTGATCCGGCCCTGCAAGCGGTTGAGGCTCACAAGTTGGGCGGTTGGCTGCGGGCGGAGGAAGAGGCGGGCAAGACAATTTACCCACCGCGAGGACAAAGATTGGCGGCGTTGGCGGCCACCCCGCTGAACAATGTTCGCGTCGTGATCCTTGGGCAAGACCCTTATCACGGTCCCGGTCAGGCGCACGGATTGGCGTTTTCCGTGGCCGATGGCGTCAAACCGCCGCCATCGCTAGCCAATATTTTCAAAGAACTATCCCATGATCTGGATATTCCGATCCCGCAGACCGGCAATTTAACGCCGTGGGCGAAGCAAGGGGTGCTGTTGCTCAACAACACTCTGACCGTCGAGGCCGCCCAAGCAGGCAGCCATGCCGGGCGCGGTTGGGACGCAATCACCGATGCTGCGGTGCAGGCGGTTGCGCAGAGCGATGCGCCAACCGTGTTCGTGTTGTGGGGCAGCCATGCGGCCAAGAAGGCGAGCCGTGTCAAAGCGCTTGGCGCGAGAGCAGTCAAATCGGCGCACCCGCGTCACCTTATCCTGAACGCGCCGCACCCCAGTCCATTATCGGCCTATCGAGGCTTTTTCGGATCGCGCCCCTTTAGTCAGGCGAACGCGTTCCTGCTATCCCATGGCCGATCTCCGATCGATTGGTCGTTGTGA
- a CDS encoding TraR/DksA C4-type zinc finger protein: protein MTPDEARNTLTARAAALLEEDAISNEARAPVTLQQDSVGRLSRMDAMQQQAMAKAQERRRGQERIRIKAALARIDDGEWGYCVTCGEDIAPARLEHDPSVAVCVSCAA from the coding sequence ATGACGCCGGACGAAGCCAGAAACACGCTAACCGCCCGTGCTGCCGCGCTTTTGGAAGAAGACGCGATCAGCAACGAAGCCCGTGCGCCCGTCACACTGCAACAAGACAGCGTGGGGCGATTGTCGCGCATGGATGCGATGCAACAACAAGCCATGGCCAAAGCGCAAGAACGCCGACGCGGACAAGAACGCATTCGGATCAAAGCGGCGTTGGCGCGGATCGATGACGGCGAATGGGGGTATTGTGTAACGTGCGGCGAAGATATCGCGCCGGCGCGTTTGGAACATGATCCCAGCGTCGCGGTCTGTGTCAGTTGTGCGGCCTAA
- a CDS encoding retropepsin-like aspartic protease, producing the protein MKTIGWAIASCMMAAAVPLAIGAPAGARQQEQANNQPDASRIALNETLQKPIAVERDGAVTTVPLTPFRGKYALDAALNGIERQFIFDTGSPTMISRELADALDLTIIGSNTGRDANGRAVTTQIAIVDRLEIGGATFRSVPILIADFGVADPDGCFFDGGVIGSEIFPGSVWHIDADREALQIAATAGDLELLNSGQPEGAVIEASLYDYGYPHAPILDYGFDDFSDKALFDTGSSDTVVLFDRIMAQAMRDGAIVDGTVNEGRGSHGVSAGGAGAITDLVRFDIQGVRIGESGLERQRATTRNSPPSLIGLGLMASYNVTLDYTAGREPKIVFRKRADRESRANRAPYSLMVVGDAIMVTQRFDGAGSLMLGDHVLAIDGQSPPIDDAGPCVMVNWLTDAQSRGRAQSLTVMRAGESIVIDVGGS; encoded by the coding sequence GTGAAGACAATCGGATGGGCAATTGCATCGTGCATGATGGCGGCGGCGGTGCCATTGGCGATCGGCGCACCCGCCGGCGCTCGACAACAAGAGCAGGCCAATAACCAGCCCGACGCATCCCGAATCGCGTTAAACGAGACGCTGCAAAAACCCATTGCCGTTGAACGCGACGGTGCAGTGACCACGGTCCCGCTTACCCCGTTCCGTGGGAAATATGCGCTCGATGCAGCTCTGAATGGGATTGAGCGCCAGTTTATTTTCGACACAGGCTCCCCAACCATGATCTCGCGCGAGTTGGCGGATGCGCTCGATTTGACAATCATCGGGTCCAACACTGGTCGCGATGCCAATGGCCGAGCGGTGACAACTCAAATTGCGATTGTTGATCGTCTCGAAATCGGCGGTGCGACCTTTCGATCTGTCCCCATTTTGATCGCGGATTTCGGTGTGGCGGATCCCGATGGATGCTTTTTTGATGGCGGCGTTATCGGGTCGGAGATATTTCCGGGCAGCGTCTGGCACATCGATGCAGATCGCGAGGCATTGCAGATTGCGGCGACGGCCGGTGATCTTGAATTGCTGAATTCTGGTCAACCAGAAGGTGCCGTGATCGAAGCGTCTCTCTATGATTATGGATATCCTCACGCGCCGATCCTTGATTATGGATTTGACGATTTCTCCGACAAGGCGTTGTTCGATACCGGCAGTTCGGATACGGTCGTCTTGTTTGATCGCATCATGGCTCAGGCGATGCGAGACGGTGCGATTGTCGATGGAACCGTGAACGAAGGCCGCGGGTCGCACGGAGTTTCGGCCGGCGGTGCCGGGGCCATTACGGATCTAGTCCGGTTTGACATTCAAGGTGTTCGAATTGGCGAATCCGGATTGGAACGACAGCGCGCGACGACGCGCAATTCTCCCCCCAGCCTGATCGGTTTGGGGTTGATGGCATCCTACAATGTCACGCTGGATTACACAGCCGGTCGCGAGCCAAAGATTGTGTTTCGCAAGCGCGCCGATCGCGAATCACGCGCGAACCGCGCACCCTATTCTTTAATGGTGGTGGGCGATGCGATCATGGTGACTCAGCGTTTTGACGGGGCAGGAAGCCTGATGCTTGGCGATCACGTTTTAGCGATTGATGGCCAAAGCCCGCCGATCGACGATGCGGGACCGTGTGTCATGGTCAATTGGCTCACCGATGCACAAAGCCGGGGTCGCGCGCAGTCGCTCACCGTCATGCGCGCGGGCGAGAGCATTGTTATCGATGTTGGCGGATCTTGA
- a CDS encoding carbohydrate porin, which produces MINYSSRRAGALGFAASAMALAWAAPALAEQASDSVDIDDAVTVNCNDAFGSCEDSEGNVYMLPARRQNRGGDIIIAHTRMNRSPVEPIVVATPTLAPQGQPATPAAAAPAAPPPPKDVDLRVVASQFVDVPVAGDARSLARYSGRVDGYLEVRGSFYGGPSNLTLKLRPEYTWGKSSNGEIGLIPGNTALFRPEGAGDFDLSASVEYQWNSGATLEVGKINVLDISGELPIVASDGHFGFQNLGLALPPTAVVPNTLTGAALQVPSGKMIYRLWVFDPDSQYQRTGFETAFESGVGFLASAAVRTRFGGMPGVFNFAVVGSTRDSFAVDILPRALTPPPQPFATFGNESGELAVQLSGYQFVKLYPEARGKGWGILARFQASMGDPTFLDYSGYIGVSGNPRFRPQDRFGLAYFQYSLTDELVDDIAFRLGIEDEQGVEAFYTYGIAEGLGLTANVQVVDSAVAFRDTGVTVGARITADF; this is translated from the coding sequence GTGATCAATTATAGCAGCCGCCGGGCTGGCGCTTTGGGATTCGCAGCGAGTGCAATGGCATTGGCTTGGGCCGCGCCCGCGCTTGCGGAACAAGCGAGCGATAGTGTTGATATAGACGATGCTGTCACCGTGAACTGCAATGATGCCTTTGGTTCGTGCGAAGACAGTGAAGGCAATGTGTATATGCTTCCCGCGCGACGCCAGAATCGCGGTGGCGATATCATCATCGCGCACACGCGCATGAACCGATCTCCGGTAGAACCCATCGTGGTGGCCACGCCTACGCTTGCCCCGCAAGGCCAACCCGCAACTCCGGCAGCAGCAGCACCCGCTGCTCCGCCGCCGCCCAAGGATGTCGATCTGCGCGTCGTCGCGTCGCAATTTGTGGATGTACCCGTCGCTGGCGATGCCCGCTCTCTTGCGCGGTATTCTGGCCGCGTTGACGGCTATCTCGAAGTGCGCGGCAGTTTCTACGGCGGACCCAGCAATCTCACATTGAAGCTTCGCCCGGAGTACACTTGGGGCAAGTCTTCCAACGGTGAAATCGGTCTTATTCCCGGCAACACGGCGCTTTTCCGTCCCGAAGGGGCAGGCGATTTCGATCTATCGGCCAGCGTCGAATATCAATGGAATTCGGGTGCAACCCTCGAAGTGGGCAAAATCAATGTCCTCGACATTTCCGGCGAGTTGCCGATTGTGGCCAGCGACGGCCATTTTGGCTTTCAGAATCTAGGCCTTGCTTTGCCGCCCACCGCTGTTGTGCCCAACACATTGACGGGCGCAGCGTTGCAAGTGCCCAGCGGCAAGATGATCTACCGTTTGTGGGTCTTTGATCCCGACAGCCAATATCAACGCACTGGGTTTGAAACTGCTTTTGAAAGCGGTGTAGGCTTTTTGGCATCGGCAGCGGTTCGGACACGGTTTGGTGGAATGCCCGGTGTTTTCAATTTTGCCGTTGTGGGATCAACGCGCGACAGCTTTGCGGTAGATATTCTGCCCCGCGCATTAACCCCGCCGCCACAGCCCTTTGCCACGTTCGGCAATGAGAGCGGCGAGCTGGCGGTGCAGCTTTCCGGCTATCAATTCGTCAAATTGTACCCAGAGGCGCGCGGCAAAGGTTGGGGCATTCTTGCTCGATTCCAAGCGTCCATGGGCGATCCAACGTTCCTCGACTACTCCGGATATATCGGCGTATCGGGCAACCCTCGTTTCCGCCCGCAAGACCGTTTTGGCCTCGCCTATTTCCAATATTCGCTGACCGATGAATTGGTTGATGACATCGCCTTTCGCCTTGGCATCGAAGACGAACAGGGTGTGGAGGCGTTCTACACTTACGGCATTGCCGAAGGGCTGGGGCTGACCGCGAATGTTCAGGTGGTCGATAGCGCGGTCGCATTCCGTGATACCGGCGTGACCGTCGGGGCAAGGATCACCGCGGATTTCTAA
- a CDS encoding glutamate synthase small subunit, with amino-acid sequence MGKDTGFLELDRRERDYLDPKERLNNYREFVVQPSDEVLSAQASRCMDCGIPYCHNGCPVNNMIPDWNHLVYENDWKNALDVLHSTNNFPEFTGRICPAPCEASCTLNIVDQPVTIKSIEAAIIDRGWDEGWVTPQVPEQKTGKSVAVIGSGPAGMACAQQLARAGHSVTLFEKSDRVGGLLRYGIPDFKMEKNLISRRCLQMEAEGVEFRTSKEVGVDVSFKSLRENFDAVVLSGGAEDARGLNIPGAEMPGVRLAMEFLTQQNKRNAGDVEERAAPRGTLKATGKHVVVIGGGDTGSDCVGTSNRQGAASVTQLEIMPKPPEKEDKAMTWPNWPLKLRTSSSHEEGVDRDWAVLTKRVVGDGETITGLECARVEWVDGKMQEVEGSAFTIKADFIFLAMGFVGPKKAGLLEQAGVELTDRGNVAADTNNYATSEDNVFACGDMRRGQSLVVWAIREGRQCARAVDEALMGVTELPR; translated from the coding sequence ATGGGTAAAGATACCGGATTTCTCGAACTCGATCGCCGCGAACGCGATTACCTCGACCCCAAAGAGCGGTTGAACAATTACCGCGAATTTGTGGTGCAACCGAGCGATGAAGTGCTGTCGGCTCAAGCATCGCGGTGCATGGATTGCGGCATTCCTTATTGTCACAATGGGTGCCCGGTGAACAACATGATCCCGGACTGGAACCATCTGGTCTATGAGAATGATTGGAAGAACGCTTTGGACGTGCTGCACAGCACGAACAACTTCCCTGAATTCACGGGTCGCATTTGCCCTGCCCCATGTGAAGCATCGTGCACGCTCAACATCGTTGACCAACCCGTCACGATCAAATCCATCGAAGCGGCCATCATCGACCGCGGATGGGACGAAGGATGGGTCACACCGCAAGTGCCGGAGCAAAAGACCGGCAAATCGGTCGCCGTGATCGGATCTGGCCCTGCCGGCATGGCCTGCGCACAGCAATTGGCGCGCGCGGGCCATTCGGTGACTCTATTTGAAAAGAGCGACCGGGTCGGTGGATTGCTGCGCTATGGCATTCCCGACTTCAAGATGGAGAAAAACCTCATCTCTCGCCGCTGTCTCCAAATGGAAGCCGAAGGCGTTGAATTCCGCACCAGCAAAGAAGTTGGCGTGGATGTGTCGTTCAAAAGCCTGCGCGAAAATTTTGATGCAGTGGTGCTTTCCGGGGGCGCAGAGGATGCGCGCGGGCTCAACATTCCCGGTGCAGAAATGCCCGGCGTTCGCCTCGCTATGGAATTCCTGACCCAACAGAATAAGCGCAATGCAGGCGACGTGGAAGAGCGCGCGGCACCGCGTGGCACCCTCAAAGCCACAGGCAAGCATGTTGTCGTGATCGGCGGAGGCGATACGGGCAGCGATTGCGTCGGTACATCCAATCGCCAAGGCGCTGCAAGCGTCACGCAGCTGGAGATCATGCCAAAGCCTCCCGAAAAAGAGGACAAAGCGATGACGTGGCCCAATTGGCCACTGAAGCTGCGCACATCATCAAGCCATGAAGAAGGCGTGGATCGCGATTGGGCGGTCTTGACCAAACGTGTTGTCGGCGACGGCGAAACCATCACCGGTCTTGAATGCGCCCGGGTCGAATGGGTCGATGGCAAGATGCAGGAAGTCGAAGGCAGCGCCTTTACTATCAAAGCCGATTTTATCTTTCTTGCCATGGGTTTTGTCGGCCCAAAAAAGGCCGGATTGCTTGAACAAGCGGGCGTGGAATTGACGGATCGCGGGAATGTTGCCGCCGACACCAACAATTACGCAACCAGTGAGGATAATGTCTTTGCGTGCGGCGATATGCGGCGCGGGCAAAGCCTTGTCGTCTGGGCCATTCGCGAAGGGCGCCAGTGTGCGCGCGCCGTCGATGAAGCCTTGATGGGCGTCACCGAACTGCCCCGCTAA